A single Marinitoga aeolica DNA region contains:
- a CDS encoding aromatic ring-hydroxylating oxygenase subunit alpha, with product MIKNQWYIILSSEELPKGKLIGITRFGEKLALWRDEKNNISCISDICCHRGASISHGKILANGERVMCPFHGFEYDSNGKVQVIPANGRTTPVPENFKVNSYYTYELANFIWVWYGDGKPDHNPSFFEDIDNELTFVEFNELWNVHYSRAIENQLDPVHVPFVHYNTIGKGNRTIMDGPILKWENNTMFYYYMRSRVEDGTPAKKPHELSQEDVSKVYLEFKFPNYWENHIAEKIRVVAAFVPIDEEHTKIYLRFYNKFTKSRLLNKIIGKFAIPFNKKVLNQDKEVVETQIPKKSELKMKENLITGDLPILEYRKKRDELKNGVIK from the coding sequence ATGATAAAAAATCAATGGTATATAATACTGTCTTCTGAAGAATTACCTAAAGGAAAATTAATTGGAATAACCAGATTTGGTGAAAAATTAGCTCTTTGGAGAGATGAGAAAAATAACATAAGTTGTATTTCAGATATTTGTTGTCATAGAGGCGCATCTATTTCACATGGGAAAATATTAGCTAACGGGGAGAGAGTAATGTGTCCTTTCCATGGGTTTGAATATGATTCAAATGGGAAGGTACAAGTAATTCCAGCAAATGGTAGAACTACTCCTGTACCAGAAAACTTTAAAGTAAATTCTTATTATACATATGAACTGGCTAATTTTATTTGGGTTTGGTATGGCGATGGAAAACCAGATCATAATCCATCCTTTTTTGAAGATATTGATAATGAATTGACATTTGTTGAATTTAATGAATTATGGAATGTTCATTATAGTAGAGCTATTGAAAACCAATTAGATCCTGTTCATGTACCTTTTGTTCATTATAATACTATAGGTAAGGGTAATAGAACAATCATGGATGGACCAATATTAAAATGGGAAAATAACACTATGTTTTATTATTACATGAGAAGTAGAGTTGAAGATGGCACTCCTGCTAAAAAGCCTCATGAATTATCTCAAGAAGATGTTAGTAAAGTTTATTTAGAATTCAAATTTCCTAATTATTGGGAAAATCATATTGCTGAAAAAATTAGAGTTGTTGCAGCTTTTGTTCCAATAGACGAAGAACATACTAAGATATATTTGAGATTTTATAATAAATTTACAAAATCAAGATTATTAAATAAGATAATTGGTAAATTTGCTATACCTTTTAATAAAAAGGTTTTAAATCAAGATAAAGAAGTTGTAGAAACTCAAATTCCAAAAAAGAGTGAATTAAAAATGAAAGAAAATTTAATTACAGGAGATTTACCTATATTGGAATATAGGAAAAAAAGAGATGAATTAAAAAATGGAGTGATTAAATGA
- a CDS encoding ATP-binding protein, with protein sequence MEFLLNLSRNKIKNNKITTKRYLYEKIDIDNRLIGILGARGTGKTTLMLQLIKEKYELSKTIYMSLDHIFFLENKLINVIENLYTKYGIKNFFLDEIHKYKNWEQEIKNVYDFYNDIQIIFSGSSSINIKQAKYDLSRRCVTYILNGLSFREFLNIKYNENYKPYDFQDLINNHMDIAFNIAENSKILLDFQEYYKYGYYPIYFENPKSIVSKIINMYEKVIYEDIVEVANLNTENLIILKKLIYFIATMQPGKININSLSKNLKKDNKTIINYISKLEDAGLLTLLFKEGVGGTLIRSPEKIYIGNGTLYNAINEEIRNNINIGNLREIIFVNQIKNSNQNIRYSKEIGDFNVNSYYFEIGGKNKSKKQIKNNIDNSFIVKDDILYGEKSIIPLYLFGFLY encoded by the coding sequence ATGGAATTCTTACTAAATCTTTCAAGAAATAAAATCAAAAACAATAAAATTACAACCAAAAGATATTTATATGAGAAAATAGATATTGATAATAGATTAATTGGGATTTTAGGAGCCAGAGGTACTGGAAAAACAACCCTTATGCTGCAATTAATAAAAGAAAAGTACGAATTATCAAAAACTATATACATGAGTTTAGATCACATATTCTTTTTAGAAAATAAATTAATAAATGTTATAGAAAATCTTTATACAAAATATGGAATAAAAAATTTCTTCTTAGATGAAATACATAAATACAAAAATTGGGAGCAGGAAATAAAAAATGTTTATGACTTTTATAATGATATTCAAATCATTTTTTCAGGCAGTTCAAGCATAAATATCAAGCAAGCAAAATACGATCTTTCAAGGAGATGTGTCACATATATTTTAAATGGATTGTCTTTTAGAGAATTTTTAAATATAAAATATAATGAAAACTATAAACCTTATGATTTTCAAGATTTAATTAATAATCATATGGATATTGCTTTTAATATTGCTGAAAACAGCAAAATATTGTTAGATTTTCAAGAATATTATAAATATGGATATTATCCTATATATTTTGAAAATCCAAAATCCATAGTTTCTAAAATAATAAATATGTATGAAAAAGTTATATATGAAGATATTGTTGAAGTTGCAAATTTAAATACAGAAAATTTAATTATTTTAAAAAAACTAATATATTTTATTGCAACTATGCAACCTGGAAAAATTAATATAAACAGTTTAAGCAAGAATTTAAAAAAAGATAATAAAACTATAATAAATTATATTTCAAAGTTAGAAGACGCTGGATTATTAACTCTTTTATTTAAGGAAGGGGTAGGGGGAACTTTAATAAGAAGCCCAGAAAAAATATACATAGGAAATGGAACTTTATATAACGCTATAAATGAAGAGATTAGAAATAACATAAACATTGGAAATTTAAGAGAAATAATTTTTGTTAATCAAATAAAGAACAGTAATCAAAATATAAGATATAGTAAAGAGATAGGAGATTTTAATGTAAATAGTTATTACTTTGAAATTGGTGGAAAAAATAAAAGTAAAAAACAAATTAAAAATAATATAGATAATTCATTTATTGTAAAAGATGATATTTTGTATGGAGAAAAAAGTATTATCCCGCTGTACCTTTTTGGATTTTTATATTAA
- a CDS encoding N-glycosylase/DNA lyase — MMKLIKDIEEIYDEAKPLVEKRWQEFVEFGKKGNELELFSELSFCVLTANWSAKGGIKAQKEIGAEGFSKLDIDELEYSLRKVGHRFPKARAQYIVSNRWIIGTIRHLFVLPYYQIREFLVRNIKGIGWKEASHFLRNVGYGEVAILDKHIMRLMLENELIESIPKGWTKNRYLDYEKRLKNVLESHFNEPIGKLDLYLWYLVKKSVDK, encoded by the coding sequence ATAATGAAATTAATTAAAGATATTGAAGAGATATACGATGAGGCAAAACCCTTGGTAGAAAAAAGATGGCAAGAATTTGTTGAATTTGGAAAAAAAGGTAATGAATTAGAATTGTTTTCTGAATTATCTTTCTGTGTTTTAACTGCAAATTGGAGTGCGAAAGGTGGAATAAAGGCGCAGAAAGAAATTGGAGCAGAAGGTTTTTCAAAATTAGATATAGATGAATTGGAGTATTCTTTAAGAAAGGTTGGTCATAGATTTCCTAAAGCACGAGCACAATATATAGTGTCCAATAGATGGATTATAGGGACAATACGTCATCTTTTTGTTTTACCATATTATCAGATCAGAGAATTTTTAGTAAGGAATATTAAAGGGATAGGTTGGAAAGAAGCCAGTCATTTTTTAAGAAATGTTGGATATGGTGAAGTAGCTATTCTTGATAAACACATTATGAGATTAATGTTGGAAAACGAATTGATTGAATCTATACCAAAGGGTTGGACAAAAAATAGATATCTTGATTATGAAAAAAGATTAAAAAATGTTTTGGAAAGTCATTTTAATGAACCTATAGGGAAATTAGATCTTTACCTATGGTATCTGGTTAAAAAAAGTGTTGATAAATAA
- a CDS encoding DUF554 domain-containing protein gives MVPTIVNAFAVIIGSLLGLLAKKGIPERLKIILFYAVGLTTLGIGINMSMSANNFLIVLGSMALGGLIGELLNIEGFLKRIGDNMKEGDFSTGFVMSSILFLVGPLTIIGSINAGLTNDGTLIYTKSLLDGISSTVLASIYGLGVMVSAGSVLVVQGSIVLLASQLSFLTNKIYLNDLVAVGGIMVLGIGLKILDIKDTKVGNFLPALFVSPTLVWIVSLFK, from the coding sequence ATGGTACCTACTATTGTAAATGCTTTTGCAGTAATAATTGGAAGTCTATTGGGATTGTTAGCTAAAAAAGGAATACCAGAAAGGTTAAAAATAATATTATTCTATGCTGTTGGCTTAACTACTTTAGGGATAGGGATAAATATGTCTATGTCAGCTAATAATTTTTTAATAGTATTAGGCTCAATGGCTTTAGGAGGATTAATAGGCGAATTGCTTAATATAGAAGGATTTTTGAAAAGAATAGGAGATAATATGAAAGAAGGAGATTTCTCCACTGGATTTGTTATGTCATCTATATTATTTCTTGTGGGGCCATTGACAATTATAGGTTCTATTAATGCCGGATTAACTAATGATGGAACACTTATATATACCAAATCATTATTAGACGGAATATCTTCAACAGTTTTAGCGTCCATATATGGACTTGGAGTTATGGTTTCTGCTGGTTCTGTACTTGTAGTTCAAGGGAGTATTGTTTTATTAGCATCACAATTATCATTTTTAACAAATAAAATATATCTTAATGATTTAGTTGCAGTTGGTGGTATAATGGTATTAGGAATAGGGTTGAAGATATTAGACATAAAAGATACAAAAGTTGGAAATTTTTTACCAGCATTGTTTGTATCTCCAACTTTGGTTTGGATTGTATCCCTTTTTAAGTGA
- a CDS encoding amidohydrolase, with product MKILFKNANIYPITSDPFKGDLLIENGKIKKLAKNIRAKADEVIDVEGKYIFPGFVDAHSHIGVFEEGVGEGYYQDGNEMTDPNTAQVRVIDAFYPEDAAIKRALEGGVTTVMVVPGSANPIGGQGAILKFKSKIVDEMIIKEPAGLKMAMGENPKRVYGSQKKLPSTRLGSVAVIREYFLKVQNYMKKKEKGDFYEFDLKMEIGEKVLKREIPARIHAHRADDIITAIRLSEEFGFDLVIEHATEAYKIADYIKEKDIPLVLGPLFGFRTKLELKDMSFEALRIINEKGILAGLMCDHPVLHLEHANVQAALGMRYGAKEEDLIKMLTINPAKILKIDDRVGSLEPGKDADIAIWNYHPFDIRAKAESVYIEGKKVL from the coding sequence ATGAAAATATTATTCAAAAATGCTAACATCTACCCAATAACTTCAGACCCATTTAAAGGAGATTTATTAATTGAAAATGGCAAAATCAAAAAATTAGCTAAAAACATCAGAGCAAAAGCAGATGAAGTTATTGATGTTGAAGGTAAATATATTTTTCCAGGTTTTGTAGATGCTCATTCTCACATCGGAGTTTTTGAAGAAGGTGTTGGTGAAGGTTATTATCAAGATGGAAATGAAATGACAGACCCTAATACTGCACAAGTTAGAGTTATTGATGCATTTTACCCAGAAGATGCTGCAATAAAAAGAGCTTTAGAAGGCGGGGTCACTACAGTAATGGTTGTTCCTGGAAGTGCTAATCCAATTGGGGGACAAGGAGCAATTTTAAAATTCAAATCTAAAATAGTAGATGAAATGATAATTAAAGAACCAGCAGGATTAAAAATGGCAATGGGCGAAAATCCAAAAAGAGTATATGGTTCTCAAAAAAAATTGCCATCTACAAGGCTCGGAAGTGTTGCTGTTATTAGAGAATATTTCTTAAAAGTACAAAATTATATGAAAAAGAAAGAAAAAGGCGATTTTTATGAATTTGATTTAAAAATGGAAATAGGTGAAAAGGTATTGAAAAGAGAGATACCAGCAAGAATTCATGCACATAGAGCAGATGATATCATAACAGCTATTAGATTATCAGAAGAATTTGGATTTGATTTAGTAATAGAACACGCTACAGAAGCATATAAAATTGCCGATTATATAAAAGAAAAAGATATTCCTTTAGTATTAGGACCATTATTTGGATTTAGAACAAAATTAGAATTAAAGGATATGTCATTTGAAGCGTTAAGAATAATTAACGAAAAAGGTATATTAGCTGGATTAATGTGTGATCATCCTGTACTTCATTTGGAACATGCTAATGTACAAGCTGCTCTTGGTATGAGATATGGCGCAAAAGAAGAAGATTTAATAAAAATGTTAACTATAAATCCTGCAAAGATATTAAAAATAGACGATAGAGTTGGATCGTTAGAACCAGGAAAAGATGCAGATATTGCAATATGGAATTATCACCCATTTGATATTAGAGCAAAAGCTGAAAGTGTTTATATTGAAGGTAAAAAAGTATTATAA
- a CDS encoding ribonucleoside triphosphate reductase encodes MNLIYDYINNSDWKVRENSNMQYSLQGLNNHIHQEITKQFWLNEVYDKHNKSISEYHNKGFMHIHDLGALSAYCVGWDLEELLRKGFNGVPGKVASGPARHFRTALGQIVNFLYTMQGEAAGAVAFSNFDTLLAPFIRHDNLNYDKVKQSLQEFIFNMNVPTRVGFQSPFSNITMDLTVPSTHKNKRVIIGGKETEETYSEFQKEMDILNKAFIEVMLEGDYDGRPFSFPIPTYNITKDFNWNNEVATMVITMTMKYGTPYFANYINSDMNPEDARSMCCRLKLDNRQVLQHMQQLSFGFVNEDKKENEKTEIKRRGGLFGSNPLTGSIGVVTINMPRLMYLSKGDKNKFYSLLDDVMNLAKESLEIKRIYVEEWTKQGLYPYTKVYLDSVYKLTGQYWANHFSTIGFVGMHEGLLNFGIENGIVNPEGKKFAEEIMNYMLEKLNEFNKETGNLYNLEASPAEGTTYRLAKIDRNEFEDSIKQSGSNERPYYTNSVHPPVNYFEDPFDLLEHQEGLQNKWTGGTVVHIFVGEKITDAEALKEFIKFSFENYSLPYMSITPTFSICPEHGYIAGEHFECPYCGEKTEVYSRVVGYYRPVQNWNDGKQQEYIERIQFRINDEVLRG; translated from the coding sequence ATGAATTTAATTTATGATTACATCAATAATAGTGATTGGAAGGTTAGAGAAAATTCAAATATGCAATATTCACTTCAGGGATTAAACAATCATATACATCAGGAAATAACAAAACAATTCTGGCTAAATGAGGTGTATGACAAACATAATAAGAGCATAAGTGAATATCATAATAAAGGATTTATGCATATACATGATTTAGGTGCATTATCTGCATATTGTGTTGGTTGGGATTTAGAAGAGTTATTGAGAAAAGGGTTTAACGGAGTACCTGGAAAAGTAGCTTCAGGACCTGCACGACATTTTAGAACTGCATTAGGGCAAATAGTTAATTTTTTATATACCATGCAGGGAGAAGCAGCTGGAGCTGTTGCATTTTCGAACTTTGACACATTATTAGCACCGTTTATTAGACATGACAATTTAAATTATGATAAGGTAAAACAATCTCTTCAAGAATTTATTTTTAATATGAATGTTCCGACACGAGTTGGATTTCAATCACCATTTAGTAATATCACAATGGATTTAACTGTTCCTTCAACACATAAAAATAAAAGAGTTATTATAGGTGGGAAGGAAACAGAGGAAACATATAGTGAATTTCAAAAAGAGATGGATATTTTAAATAAAGCATTTATTGAAGTTATGTTAGAAGGCGATTATGATGGAAGACCATTTTCTTTCCCTATTCCAACATATAATATTACAAAAGATTTTAATTGGAACAATGAAGTTGCTACGATGGTTATAACTATGACAATGAAATATGGAACTCCATATTTTGCTAATTATATAAATTCAGATATGAACCCAGAAGACGCTAGAAGTATGTGTTGTAGATTAAAACTTGATAATAGGCAGGTTTTACAACATATGCAACAACTCTCATTTGGTTTTGTTAATGAAGATAAAAAAGAAAATGAAAAGACGGAAATCAAAAGACGCGGTGGTTTATTCGGTTCAAATCCTTTAACTGGATCAATAGGCGTTGTTACCATTAATATGCCAAGATTAATGTATTTATCAAAAGGCGATAAAAATAAATTTTATTCATTATTAGATGATGTTATGAATTTAGCAAAAGAAAGCCTTGAAATAAAAAGAATTTATGTAGAAGAATGGACGAAACAAGGATTATATCCATATACAAAAGTATATCTTGATAGTGTTTATAAACTAACGGGTCAATATTGGGCAAATCATTTTTCTACCATTGGTTTTGTAGGGATGCATGAAGGTTTATTGAATTTTGGTATAGAAAATGGAATTGTAAATCCTGAAGGAAAAAAGTTTGCAGAAGAAATTATGAATTATATGCTTGAAAAATTAAATGAGTTTAATAAAGAAACTGGTAATTTATATAATCTTGAAGCATCCCCAGCAGAAGGAACAACATATAGATTGGCTAAAATAGATAGAAATGAATTCGAAGATAGTATAAAACAATCTGGATCAAATGAAAGACCATATTATACTAATTCTGTACATCCTCCAGTAAATTATTTTGAAGATCCGTTTGATTTATTAGAACATCAAGAAGGATTGCAAAATAAATGGACAGGTGGAACGGTTGTTCATATTTTTGTGGGTGAAAAAATTACAGATGCTGAAGCTTTAAAAGAATTTATTAAATTTAGTTTTGAAAATTATTCTTTACCATATATGAGCATTACTCCAACATTTTCAATTTGTCCTGAACATGGATATATAGCTGGCGAACATTTTGAATGTCCATATTGTGGAGAAAAAACAGAAGTTTATTCAAGGGTGGTTGGTTATTATAGACCTGTTCAAAATTGGAATGATGGGAAACAGCAAGAATACATTGAAAGAATACAATTTAGAATTAATGATGAGGTTTTGAGGGGCTGA
- a CDS encoding alanyl-tRNA editing protein → MIEIIEIIKDKKKVYAISKESPFYPDGKGGQLGDRGKIGDANVLFVEYKGEMYYHLIDKEIEPGEYEYEIDLSRRKDIAQQHTAQHIISALFEQIADMDTLGFRVGEEYTTIDLDYKSEKFVEDVERISNEIIQKCIDVEEIFTTVDKIHEYKLRKPLSSKVKGTVRLIKIGDFDINPCGGFHVKNTGEIGLIKIIDREKIKGNLIRYYFVAGNRALKDYGERIKITKTISNLMTSKIEDTPKRVEDTINKMKEYKSKYEKLNEKYAELIAKDIINSAEIISGIKFIYLDSYEDFVSYLPKFLPMEEAIYIVKKENRFEISSKKVNCKELINNIKKDYPEIKGGGGENRGSIIGNISIEEIKKYL, encoded by the coding sequence ATGATAGAAATTATTGAAATAATAAAAGATAAAAAGAAAGTATATGCAATATCTAAAGAAAGTCCTTTTTATCCAGATGGAAAAGGCGGGCAATTAGGAGACAGGGGGAAAATTGGAGATGCCAATGTTTTATTTGTAGAATACAAGGGTGAAATGTATTATCATTTAATTGATAAAGAAATAGAACCTGGAGAATATGAATACGAAATAGATTTAAGCAGAAGAAAAGATATTGCTCAACAACATACTGCTCAACATATTATCTCAGCACTTTTTGAACAAATTGCTGATATGGATACATTAGGTTTTAGAGTAGGGGAAGAGTATACAACTATTGATTTAGATTATAAATCCGAAAAATTTGTAGAAGATGTTGAAAGAATTTCAAATGAAATAATTCAAAAATGTATTGATGTAGAAGAAATTTTTACTACAGTGGATAAGATACATGAATATAAATTAAGAAAACCTTTAAGCAGCAAGGTTAAAGGAACTGTAAGATTAATAAAAATTGGAGATTTTGATATTAATCCTTGTGGAGGATTTCATGTAAAAAATACTGGAGAAATTGGGTTAATAAAAATAATAGATAGAGAAAAAATCAAAGGTAATCTAATAAGATATTATTTTGTAGCTGGAAATAGAGCTTTAAAAGATTATGGTGAAAGAATAAAAATAACAAAAACTATTTCTAATTTAATGACTTCAAAAATAGAAGATACACCAAAAAGAGTAGAAGATACTATAAATAAAATGAAAGAATATAAATCAAAATATGAAAAATTGAATGAAAAATATGCGGAATTAATAGCTAAAGATATTATTAATAGCGCAGAAATTATTAGTGGAATTAAATTTATATATTTAGATTCATACGAAGATTTTGTTTCTTATTTACCAAAATTTTTACCAATGGAAGAGGCAATATATATTGTAAAAAAAGAAAATAGATTTGAAATCTCTTCAAAGAAAGTAAATTGTAAAGAATTAATCAATAACATTAAAAAAGATTATCCAGAGATTAAAGGTGGTGGAGGAGAAAATAGAGGTAGTATAATAGGAAATATTTCAATTGAAGAAATTAAAAAATATTTATAG
- a CDS encoding anaerobic ribonucleoside-triphosphate reductase activating protein: MVLAGIRTFSFVDYPKRISAVVYTGGCNFRCQWCHNWKIAYSNEYNVISEGKILKKLKDLKKRLNAVCVTGGEPTIHNDLPEFISKIKEMGYLIKLDTNGTNPDMVSELIENKLIDYVAMDIKAKPENYYKLINIPKKYWDNINKTIEILRNSNVDYEFRMTYVSGLSTEEDVEFFENMLLENEKGYITMANSTEIFEVNSKDEIRFNKLILR, encoded by the coding sequence ATGGTGCTAGCTGGAATAAGAACATTTAGTTTTGTGGATTATCCAAAAAGGATTTCAGCAGTAGTATATACTGGTGGATGCAATTTTAGATGTCAGTGGTGTCATAATTGGAAAATTGCATATTCTAATGAATATAATGTTATTTCCGAAGGAAAAATATTAAAAAAATTAAAAGATTTAAAGAAAAGGCTAAATGCTGTATGTGTTACTGGCGGTGAACCAACTATTCATAATGATTTGCCAGAATTTATTTCTAAAATTAAAGAAATGGGATATTTAATAAAATTAGATACTAATGGAACAAATCCTGATATGGTAAGTGAATTGATAGAAAATAAATTAATAGATTATGTAGCTATGGATATTAAAGCTAAGCCAGAAAATTATTATAAATTAATAAATATACCAAAAAAATATTGGGATAATATAAATAAAACTATAGAAATATTAAGAAATTCAAATGTTGATTATGAATTTAGAATGACCTATGTTTCTGGATTATCTACAGAGGAAGATGTGGAATTTTTTGAAAATATGTTATTAGAAAATGAAAAAGGATATATTACAATGGCAAATTCCACTGAAATTTTTGAAGTTAATTCGAAAGATGAAATAAGATTTAACAAACTTATATTAAGATGA
- a CDS encoding diacylglycerol/lipid kinase family protein, giving the protein MKEYFLIVNPHSSGAKAIKLWPNIKETLEKEGFKFEYEFTKGKMDAYNITIDAIKKGYRKIIAVGGDGTANEIINGIFNQNYVDTKDIVVGVIPTGTGNDWGKTIGIPNDYLQAINIINKGNIFTQDIGKVLYYENNEKKERYFINIAGMFFDAVVTKNTNKSKDKNKSGTFSYLLNLLTTLFKYKSQKAEINIDGKIIKEKIFTMAVGICKYSGGGMKMLPNAIPNDGYFDITLVKEVPKFQVIRNIKKIFDGTFVNLKWVKQFKAKNVKLTSKDKIYLEVDGENLGYSPFEFEILENALNVFWEG; this is encoded by the coding sequence ATGAAAGAATATTTTTTAATTGTAAATCCACATTCTTCAGGTGCAAAAGCGATTAAATTATGGCCTAATATTAAAGAAACTCTGGAAAAAGAAGGCTTTAAATTCGAATATGAATTTACAAAAGGTAAAATGGATGCATATAATATCACTATAGATGCAATAAAAAAAGGATATAGAAAAATTATTGCTGTTGGTGGGGATGGAACTGCTAATGAAATAATAAATGGTATTTTCAATCAAAATTATGTTGATACAAAAGATATTGTTGTGGGTGTAATACCAACAGGAACAGGAAACGATTGGGGTAAAACTATTGGTATTCCAAATGATTATTTACAAGCGATTAATATAATAAATAAGGGTAATATATTTACACAAGATATTGGTAAAGTGTTGTATTATGAAAACAATGAAAAAAAAGAAAGATATTTTATAAATATAGCTGGGATGTTTTTTGATGCTGTTGTTACAAAAAATACTAACAAATCAAAAGACAAAAATAAAAGTGGAACATTTTCATATCTTTTAAACCTTTTAACGACATTATTCAAGTATAAATCTCAAAAAGCTGAAATAAATATTGATGGAAAAATAATAAAAGAAAAGATATTTACTATGGCTGTTGGAATTTGCAAGTATAGCGGTGGTGGAATGAAAATGCTACCTAATGCAATTCCAAATGATGGCTATTTTGATATTACTCTTGTAAAAGAAGTACCAAAATTCCAAGTAATAAGAAATATTAAAAAAATTTTTGATGGAACTTTTGTAAATTTAAAGTGGGTAAAACAATTTAAAGCTAAAAATGTAAAATTAACTTCAAAAGATAAAATATATTTAGAAGTAGATGGTGAAAATTTAGGATATTCGCCTTTTGAGTTTGAAATTTTAGAAAATGCATTAAATGTTTTTTGGGAGGGATAA
- a CDS encoding tocopherol cyclase family protein has translation MIFNKWHPENFHGVNKKNFFEGWYFKNTDPQKKYVFAVIPGVSIGDDSHSFVQIIDNNNFSKYYRFKLEDFKYTNNPFSVTIGNNFFSLERLILNLEDISADLNFENLKPWPVSLFNPGAMGPYGFLNFLECYHGILSFNHTIKGSVVVRGEQKDYENGNGYIEKDWGRSFPKSWIWASSNNFEDYDASFSLSIANVPFGKSYFVGFIMGLYLNGKIYKFTTYNGAKIYDLAIKENIITFKAKRKNYYLDVRIKKGEGKILLAPKNGNMTGRVNESLNSEISIVFKKDNNIIFSSKGIHAGLEVNGDILKNIENDKRGKVYLK, from the coding sequence ATGATTTTTAATAAATGGCATCCTGAGAATTTCCATGGTGTGAATAAAAAGAATTTTTTTGAAGGGTGGTATTTTAAAAATACCGATCCTCAAAAAAAATATGTTTTTGCAGTTATTCCCGGGGTATCTATAGGTGATGATTCACATTCATTTGTTCAAATAATTGATAATAATAATTTTTCAAAATATTATAGATTTAAATTAGAAGATTTTAAATATACAAATAATCCATTTAGTGTTACTATTGGTAATAATTTCTTCTCTTTAGAAAGATTAATTTTAAATCTTGAGGATATATCTGCTGATTTGAATTTTGAAAATTTAAAGCCATGGCCTGTAAGTTTATTTAATCCAGGAGCAATGGGACCATATGGATTTTTAAATTTTTTAGAGTGTTATCATGGAATATTAAGTTTTAATCATACTATAAAAGGGTCAGTTGTTGTTAGAGGTGAACAGAAAGATTATGAAAATGGAAATGGATATATAGAAAAAGATTGGGGAAGATCATTTCCAAAATCATGGATATGGGCATCATCTAATAATTTTGAAGATTATGATGCTTCCTTTTCATTGTCAATAGCAAATGTACCTTTTGGAAAAAGTTATTTTGTAGGATTTATAATGGGATTATACTTGAATGGAAAAATATATAAATTTACTACATATAATGGAGCAAAAATTTATGATCTTGCGATTAAAGAAAATATTATTACTTTTAAAGCAAAAAGAAAAAATTATTATCTTGATGTAAGAATAAAAAAAGGAGAAGGAAAAATTTTATTAGCTCCAAAAAATGGAAATATGACAGGTAGAGTAAATGAAAGTTTAAATTCAGAAATTAGTATTGTTTTTAAAAAAGATAATAATATAATTTTCTCATCTAAAGGAATTCATGCAGGTTTAGAAGTAAATGGAGATATATTGAAAAATATAGAAAATGATAAAAGAGGTAAAGTGTATTTAAAATAA